Within the Pseudomonas sp. SL4(2022) genome, the region GGTCTGCCGGTAGCGCGCCTGCTCCTGCGCCAGCGCGCCTTTGGCCCGGCTCAACGCCGCCTGATAGGTACGCGAGTCGATACGGAACATCACCTGGCCCTGTTTGACCTGGCTGCCTTCCAGGTAAGTACGCTCCTGCAGGATGCCGCTGACCTGAGCGCGCACTTGAACTTCACGAAAGCCTGCCGTACGTGCGGAATATTCCAGCTCCAAGGGCAATGATGCAGCTTGAACGATTTCCACAACAACTTCGGGAGCCGGCGGTGCATCAGCAGCATGCAGTGAGGAAGCCAGGGTAGCGAGCAACAGGGAGCCGGCAACGACCGGCATATGACGGGCAAAAAGCATGAATGTCTCCGAGAACACGCAGGGCGCAACATTTGAGACTGGCAATGCTAGTTACATACACAAGTGTTTGTAAATAGAATATTGCCCCTCGATTCATTACACTTCGCGTTTGAGCCTAGCCAGAAATCCGCCTGCCGCCATGCGCCGAACCAAAGAAGACGCCGAAAAAACCCGCCGCGCCATTCTCGAGGCTGCCGAAACGCTGTTCCTGGAAAAAGGCGTGGCGCACACCAGTCTGGAGCACATTGCGCGGCATGCCGGGGTAACGCGCGGTGCGGTGTATTGGCACTTTGCCAACAAGGCCGACCTGTTCAATGCCATGCTCAATCAGGTGCGGCTGCCGCCGGAACAGCTGGCCGAACGTATGCGCGGCTGCCCCGAGCACGACCCGCTGCAGACCCTGCGCGAGTTGTGTATCGAGGCCATCGAGAACCTGGCCCGCGAGCCGCAGAAGAAACGTATCTTCACCATCCTGCTGCGCAAGTGTGAGTTCACCGAAGAACTGCGCGAGGCCGAAGAGCGCCAAGAGGCCTTTATCAACCTGTTTATCGCGCTCTGCGAACAGCAGTTCAACACGCCGTCAGTCCGCCTGCGCCTGCATCCCGGGCTGACGCCGCGCCTGGCCGCTCGCACCGTGCATGCACTGCTGATTGGCCTGTTCTACGACTGGTCGCGCGACCCCAATCTGTTCGACCCGCTCAGCGACACCGCGCCCATGGTCGACGCCTGCTTTCGCGGCCTGATCTGCGACTGGCCAGCCACCGAACTACTGGATCAGGCCAAACCGACCCCATAACCGGCTTCGGCAATGGCGATGATCAACTGATCGCTGGGCAGGCTGCTGCTGACTCGCACTTCACCGCCCTGCAGCTTCACCTTCACCTCAGCCGCCGCATCACGCGCCAGCACAGCGTCAGTCACAGCCTTGACGCAATGCGCACAGGTCATGCCTTCAACCCGGAATGTATGAACGCTTGCTGCTTGCATCGGTTATCACCTTACTCATCTGGAATAGGCGCACAGTGTCCCCCTTGCCAACGGGGGAAGGTCAAGCCCTAAAAATTGCCGGGCGCGCCTTGTAACCGTTATGCGGCAACGCACCGCAGGCACACATGCAGAGTGGCAGGCGAATGCATTGGCACTTGACCTTGCCAAGGTGGCAAGGTTGATCCTGCCGGGAATTGCTATGGAGGATCGCGCATGTCCAACCTCATCCACTTCGACCTGCCGATTGCCGGCATGACCTGCGCCAGCTGTGCCGGGCGGGTCGAGCGCGCCCTGGCCAAGGTGGCCGATGTCGTCAGTGTCAGCATCAACCTGGCCAGTGAACAGGCACGCGTCAAAGCGCCCGCGGGCAGCCTGGAACAACTGGTCAACGCCGTCAGCGCGGCCGGTTATGCGGTGCCCAGCGAGCGTCTGGAGCTAAGTCTGGACGGCATGACCTGCGCCAGCTGCGCGGGCCGAATCGAACGCGCCCTGACGCAGCAACCGGGCGTGCTCTCGGTAAGCGTCAACCTGGCCAGCGAGCGTGCGCAGTTACAGGTGCTGCGCGGCACTGATCACCAGGTTCTGCTACAGGCCGTCAGCCAGGCCGGCTACCGCGCCAGCCTGCTCGGCGATACACCCCAGACACACCCCACCGGCGAGCGGCCCCTGCAGCGCGAACGCTGGTCACTGCTGCTGGCGATTGTGCTGACCGTACCGCTGGTCATTCCCATGCTCGTCGCCCCCTTCGGCCTGCACTGGATGCTGCCAGCCTGGCTGCAGTTCGCCCTGGCCACGCCGGTGCAATTTATCTTCGGCGCGCGCTTCTACCGCGCGGCCTGGAGCGCTCTGCGCGCCCGTGCCGGCAATATGGACCAGCTGGTGGCCATCGGCACCAGCGCCGCTTACGGGTTGAGCCTGTATCAATGGGCGATAAGTCCGGCGGGCAGCATGCCGCATCTGTATTTCGAAGCCTCGGCGGTGATCATCACACTGATTCTGCTCGGCAAGTACCTGGAACGCCGCGCCAAACGCCAGACCAGCAGCGCCATCCGCGCACTGCAAGCGCTGCGTCCGGAGCGCGCCTTACGTCTGCAGGATGGCGTCGAGCAATGGGTGGCGCTGGGTGAGCTGCAACTGGGCGACACCATCGTGGTCAAGCCCGGCGAACGCTTCCCGGTCGATGGCCTGGTCCGCGAAGGCCAGAGTCATGCAGACGAAGCGCTGATCAGCGGCGAGAGCCTGCCGCAACCCAAACAGCCGGGTGACCGCGTCACCGCCGGGGCCATCAACGGCGAAGGCCGCCTGCTGGTGGAAACCACCGCCCTGGGCGCGGAAACCGTGCTGTCGCGGATTATTCGCCTGGTCGAAGATGCCCAGGCGGCGAAAGCGCCGATCCAGAAGCTGGTGGATAAAGTCAGCCAGGTCTTCGTGCCCAGTGTGCTGCTGATCGCTCTGGCCACCCTGCTCGGCTGGCTGCTGCTTGGCGCGGATGTCGAAACCGCGCTGCTAAATGCCGTGGCGGTGCTGGTCATCGCCTGCCCCTGCGCCCTCGGCCTGGCCACGCCCACGGCGATCATGGCCGGCACCGGCGTGGCGGCGCGCCACGGCATCCTGATCAAAGACGCCGAAGCCCTGGAAATCGCCCATTCGGTAACCCTGGTGGCTTTCGACAAAACCGGCACCCTGACCTCTGGCGCGCCGCGCATCGCCCATCTGCGCGCGGTCGATGGCGACACAACTCAACTGCTGCAACTGGCCGGCGCCCTGCAACGCGGCAGCGAACATCCGCTGGCCAAAGCGGTATTGGATCAGTGCACAGAGCAGCAGCTGCACCTTGCCGACGTCAGCAACAGCAAGGCGCTGGCCGGGCGCGGTATCGCCGGGCAGATCGGCGAGCGGCAACTGGCACTGGGCAACAAACGCCTGCTGGAAGAACACTTCCTGCACCACGATGAACTGGCCGCCGACGCCCTGGCCTGGGAAGCCGAAGGCCGCACCCTGTCCTGGCTGCTGGAATTGGCGCCGCAACCGCAGGTGCTCGGCCTATTTGCCTTTGGCGACACACTTAAACCAGGCGCAGCCGAGGCCATCGCCGCGCTGACCGCTCAAGGCATTGCCAGCCACCTGATCAGCGGCGACAACCCCGGCAGCGTCAAGGCCGTGGCTGCAGCGTTAGGCATCAGTGCCGCGCACGCCGACGTGCTACCAGCGGACAAGGCGGCGATCATCAGCGCGCTGGAAAAACACGCGGTGGTGGCCATGGTCGGCGACGGCATCAACGACGCGCCAGCGCTGGCCGCCGCTGATGTCGGCATCGCCATGGGCAGCGGCACCGATGTGGCCATGCACGCCGCTGGCATCACCCTGATGCGCGGCGACCCGCGTCTGGTGGCTGACGCCCTGGAGATCAGCCGACGCACCTACAGCAAGATCCGCCAGAACCTGTTCTGGGCCTTCGCCTATAACCTGATCGGTATTCCGCTGGCCGCCGCCGGCCTGCTTAACCCGATGCTCGCCGGCGCCGCCATGGCGCTGTCCAGCGTCAGCGTGGTGAGCAATGCGTTGCTGCTGAAAACCTGGAAACCCAAGGACCACAAATGAGCCACAGGGCAGGAGATGCAGGATGAATATCGGCCAAGCCGCCCAGCAAACCGGCCTGAGCGCCAAGATGATTCGCTACTACGAAAGCATCGACCTGCTACCCGCCGCCGGCCGCAGCGACAGCGGCTATCGCCAATACAGCCCGCAGGATCTGCATCGCCTGGCGTTTATCAAACGCTCACGCGACCTGGGCTTTTCCCTGGCCGAAGTCAGCCAACTACTGGCTCTGTGGCAAGACCGTCAACGCGCCAGCGCCGACGTCAAAGCCCTGGCCGCTGCCCATATCAACGAACTGGAACGCAAAATCGGCGAACTCAGCGGCCTGCGCGACACGCTCAAGGAGTTGATGGACAGCTGCCAGGGCAACGACCGTCCGGACTGCCCGATCCTCAGGGATCTGGAGTCAGGGTGCGGTCATTGAGTATCCATCCACCAATTGCGGCACCGGTGATGGATGAGCGGAGCGCCAGCTACGCGCCCCGACCCACCCTACAACAGGCCGTTTAACGCCCGGCAATCCACGGCGAAATGGTCGGCCAACTCCGGCCAGGGGTTTTCCGGCAAGTTGACCAGCACGCTGCGCGCCCCGACGGCGCGGGCGCATTCCAGGTCAAAGCGGTAATCACCGACCATGACCAACTCGCTCGGCGCGACCTGCCAGGTTCGGGCGAAATGCAGCAAGCCGCCCGGATCAGGCTTGGGCGGTGCTTCGTCACGGCCGATCACGTCAGGCACGGCAAAACAGTCATCCAGGCCAATCGCGCGCAAGGTCAGCAGCGCCAGCTCATGAGCATTGCGGGTCAGGATGCCCAGACGGCAACCACGCGCGCGCAATTCACGCACCAGTTCAATCGCCCCTGGCGCGGGCTGCGAAGCCAGGGCCAATTCACGCTCATGCTCCAGCAGCCAGGCATGCTTGGCGGTCGCGACGGCCTCCGGCAACCCAGCCAGATGCCCGAGGATGTCGTCCGCCAGTGGAATATCCAGCGCTCGCTTGATGGCCTCGAAATCGTGCACCGCCAGGGTCAGGGTGCCGTCCATATCGAACACCCAATGGCGGGCCGCGCTCAGACTCATTTCCAGTCCTCGCGTCTCATTTCCAATCCTCACGGATTCGGGTCAAGCCCTCCTGCGCCACCGAGGCCACCAACTGGCCCTGGCGGTTAAAGATGCTGCCACGGGAGAAGCCACGGGCGTTACCGGCCCAGGGGCTGTCCATGCTGTACAGCAGCCAGTCGTCCATGCGCAGGTTGCCATGGAACCACAGCGAATGGTCGAGACTGGCGACCTGCATAAACTTCTGCCACACCGACACGCCATGCGGGAGCATCGAGGTGGTCAGCAGATTGAAATCACTGGCGTAGGCCAGCAGCAACTTGTGCAGCTGCGGCTCATCCGGCAATTCACCGGCGGCGCGAAACCACACATGCTTGACAGGGTCGCACGGCTTGGGCGCGAACGGGTTGCTCAGGGTCACCGGCCGGATTTCAATCGGTTTGTCGCTAATCGCCCGCTCGCGCATGCGCTCAGGCAAGGCATTGACCACCAGGCGGGCCAGTTCGGTTTCCGACTTCAATTCATCCGGCCCTGGCACATCCGGCATCGGGTTCTGGTGATGGAAGCCTTCTTCATCGAATTGAAAGGAGGCGCTGCAGGTAAAGATCGGTTTGCCCTTCTGGATCGCCGTCACCCGCCGCGTGCTGAAACTGCCGCCATCGCGCACGCGATCGACCTGATAGACCACCGGCAGCGCGGCATCGCCAGGGCGTAAAAAATAGCCATGCATGGAGTGCACGTGGCGCTCAGGCTCAACCGTCTGGCTGGCCGCCGACACGCACTGACCGAGCACCTGGCCGCCGAACAACTGGCGAAAGCCGAGGTCCTGACTGACGCCGCGAAACAGATTCTCTTCGATGGTTTCCAGGGTCAGCAGGGCGACCAACTCATTCAACACCTGACTCATGCACACTCTCCTGTTAACGCATCTGGCTGGGGGGCGAGATGGTAAAGACTTTGCCAACGCTTGTCGGCCCGACTGAAAGATGGATGTGGACAATAATGGCAGCATTCTAGCCAATCGAGCGCCGGGCTTGAGCACAAGCAGAACCTGCCGCCATACTTTGGCCACCTCTGCCCGAGCCTGCCACCATGCGCCTGCCGCTGGTCTATCACGACGACTACAGCCCACCCTTCCCGGCCAACCATCGCTTCCCCATGGAGAAGTTTCGCCTGCTGCACGATCACCTCGTCGCCAGCGGCCTGAGCACCGATGCCGAGCTGCTACGCCCCGAACTGTGCCCCACCGACGTACTCGCCCTGGCCCACTGCC harbors:
- a CDS encoding HAD family hydrolase, giving the protein MSLSAARHWVFDMDGTLTLAVHDFEAIKRALDIPLADDILGHLAGLPEAVATAKHAWLLEHERELALASQPAPGAIELVRELRARGCRLGILTRNAHELALLTLRAIGLDDCFAVPDVIGRDEAPPKPDPGGLLHFARTWQVAPSELVMVGDYRFDLECARAVGARSVLVNLPENPWPELADHFAVDCRALNGLL
- the cueR gene encoding Cu(I)-responsive transcriptional regulator, producing the protein MNIGQAAQQTGLSAKMIRYYESIDLLPAAGRSDSGYRQYSPQDLHRLAFIKRSRDLGFSLAEVSQLLALWQDRQRASADVKALAAAHINELERKIGELSGLRDTLKELMDSCQGNDRPDCPILRDLESGCGH
- a CDS encoding TetR family transcriptional regulator, yielding MRRTKEDAEKTRRAILEAAETLFLEKGVAHTSLEHIARHAGVTRGAVYWHFANKADLFNAMLNQVRLPPEQLAERMRGCPEHDPLQTLRELCIEAIENLAREPQKKRIFTILLRKCEFTEELREAEERQEAFINLFIALCEQQFNTPSVRLRLHPGLTPRLAARTVHALLIGLFYDWSRDPNLFDPLSDTAPMVDACFRGLICDWPATELLDQAKPTP
- the tesB gene encoding acyl-CoA thioesterase II, with amino-acid sequence MSQVLNELVALLTLETIEENLFRGVSQDLGFRQLFGGQVLGQCVSAASQTVEPERHVHSMHGYFLRPGDAALPVVYQVDRVRDGGSFSTRRVTAIQKGKPIFTCSASFQFDEEGFHHQNPMPDVPGPDELKSETELARLVVNALPERMRERAISDKPIEIRPVTLSNPFAPKPCDPVKHVWFRAAGELPDEPQLHKLLLAYASDFNLLTTSMLPHGVSVWQKFMQVASLDHSLWFHGNLRMDDWLLYSMDSPWAGNARGFSRGSIFNRQGQLVASVAQEGLTRIREDWK
- a CDS encoding heavy-metal-associated domain-containing protein, whose amino-acid sequence is MQAASVHTFRVEGMTCAHCVKAVTDAVLARDAAAEVKVKLQGGEVRVSSSLPSDQLIIAIAEAGYGVGLA
- a CDS encoding heavy metal translocating P-type ATPase; its protein translation is MSNLIHFDLPIAGMTCASCAGRVERALAKVADVVSVSINLASEQARVKAPAGSLEQLVNAVSAAGYAVPSERLELSLDGMTCASCAGRIERALTQQPGVLSVSVNLASERAQLQVLRGTDHQVLLQAVSQAGYRASLLGDTPQTHPTGERPLQRERWSLLLAIVLTVPLVIPMLVAPFGLHWMLPAWLQFALATPVQFIFGARFYRAAWSALRARAGNMDQLVAIGTSAAYGLSLYQWAISPAGSMPHLYFEASAVIITLILLGKYLERRAKRQTSSAIRALQALRPERALRLQDGVEQWVALGELQLGDTIVVKPGERFPVDGLVREGQSHADEALISGESLPQPKQPGDRVTAGAINGEGRLLVETTALGAETVLSRIIRLVEDAQAAKAPIQKLVDKVSQVFVPSVLLIALATLLGWLLLGADVETALLNAVAVLVIACPCALGLATPTAIMAGTGVAARHGILIKDAEALEIAHSVTLVAFDKTGTLTSGAPRIAHLRAVDGDTTQLLQLAGALQRGSEHPLAKAVLDQCTEQQLHLADVSNSKALAGRGIAGQIGERQLALGNKRLLEEHFLHHDELAADALAWEAEGRTLSWLLELAPQPQVLGLFAFGDTLKPGAAEAIAALTAQGIASHLISGDNPGSVKAVAAALGISAAHADVLPADKAAIISALEKHAVVAMVGDGINDAPALAAADVGIAMGSGTDVAMHAAGITLMRGDPRLVADALEISRRTYSKIRQNLFWAFAYNLIGIPLAAAGLLNPMLAGAAMALSSVSVVSNALLLKTWKPKDHK